A window of Clupea harengus chromosome 24, Ch_v2.0.2, whole genome shotgun sequence genomic DNA:
CTCAAGCAGGTGAACTTGATGTGTCACTCGTGTCAGTGCTGTAATAGTGTATATTATTAAAATTAGTCAGAGTGAATGTTTTTTTCCACACTCATCTGTTtacctctagtgtgtgtgtgtataatttatttatttaattttcgattatcccttacatataatatgtttgtgtgtatgacagacagacaaattcAATATTTCATTTggtgtgggagtggggggggggtcttcatTTCTGTAATATAAACATCAGTATTCAACTACAGGTTGCTGAGCTCATGTTGTCTGTACCCAGGAACTGTGAGGGGAAAAGCACTATGGCTGCAGGACATGGTGAGATGAGGGAAATATATCACATAACATGGATCTACATGTCAATCTGATAAGATGCTAATACATGTTCAAATATGTTTACACAGACTCAACACTCAGGATTGTGCTCGTGGGACACACAGGAGCTGGCAAAAGtgcatcaggaaacaccatatTGGCAGACAAAGCATTTAAAGTGGAATGTAGCTCAAATGCTGTGACTAAATTTGGCGAGAAAAAACAAGGGAAGGTGGAAAACAAAGATGTCTTAGTGATAGATACACCAGGAATAAATGATACAGAAATGACTCAGGAAAAGCTTAAAAGTGAGATAGGAAGGTGTATTGAAATGTGTGCTCCTGGGCCACATGCACTCTTGCTGGTAATTAGGTTTAACAGATTTACAATGGAACAGCAGGCTGCAGTAAAGTGGATCCAGGAGAACTTTGGAGAGGGGGCTTTGAAGTACACAATTGTGCTGTTTACCGGAAAAGAGGAATTGGATGGCAAATCTGTCGAGAAGTTTATCAGTGAAAACCCTTGCCTTCAAAAACTTGTCAAAAAGTGTGGAGACAGATACCATGCTTTCAACAATAACGATATATCATCCCTACAGGTTAGAGAGCTGTTCAGTAAAATAGAAAACATGATGAAAATCAACCATGCAGACTGCTACACAAAGGAAATGTACAAGAGCACACATGATCTTATTGcacggagagagaaggaaagaaaagaaaagaagaataaAAGGGATAGGGAAacggaaaaagagaaagagaaagctgtTCTATGGAAGGGTGTCGGGGCTGTTGCTGGGGCTCTTGCTGGGACTGCTACAGGAGCTGTGATTGGAAGTGTAGCAGGCCCATATTTTGGAGGAGCAACAGTGGTGGTACAAGTAGGAGCAAAAGCAATGACAGCAGCGACAGCAGCGACAGCAGGGTCAGCAACTCTAGGCGCAGGTGCAGGAGGATTAGCTGGTTATGGACGTGGGCCAAAAATTCGCCAATTGTACAATGGTCTTCACAATGGCGTTCTAAACCTAGTAAATGACAACTCggctgaaaaagaaaagactgaCTATGAAATGTAATCCTTTACTTGTTGGTATTCTCTGGTGTCTTCGAACATGTTTTGGgaatctagggttagggttaacaTGCAAATATAGATGGTTTGAAGTGCTTCATTGCAAGACCAAATGACAAAAGCAGATAGCACAAATTtaacaaaaatatttgttttattctttGGATTTGTAATACTGGTAGGTTTGACATAAAAAAGATGGAAACATCACAAACATGACATTGTGTCAATCCAAAACCATGTCCATTCCCCAGtagtacaaaataaataattaaaaaataaactctATTTTTTTCCGTAACAGCTATTtagtctgtctctgtttctgtgtggagCCCATAATGTCTCTGTCTACTTGgtcttcctcctttcctcccttcttcctcctttAATCTTATGTCAGTTACAACTCACACATATCATTACTTTAGTCTTATGTCAGTAACTACTCACACTTATCATTACTTTAAATTTATGTCAGTTACTACTCACACATATCATTACTTTAATCTTATGTCAGTTACTACTTACACATATCATTACTTTGATCTCATGTCAGTAACTACACATGCTTCACAATGTTAGCTTATTGACTTATCACATAGGTTAGCCTATTTCAACCACATTGATTGTGTAGCCTGTATGAATTAACAGATGTAGCGTTCCTAGGCTATATGATTGGATTTCCTAAAGGGAACGATATCAGGTGCGTCACCAGTCAGTTCTGCCCTGTCCAGCATGGAGGACTTGTTAACCCAATAGACTTCAGGGGTAATGTGGTGTGTACATTTATATGCCTATCGTTAGTTCCATTACACCCCACGCCACGCTTTGTGAAAGTTAAGTAGGTTACACCTATCTGGTCTAGATGTTTGTGACCCGTTAGGTATGTTAGGTTAGGTGTATCCTGTATAGATGTTTCCACATTAACAAGACGGATGTAATTGACTTATTCAGAATCGTCTGTCAGATATGTCTCCTTCTGCCCTTCACTTCTCCATCAGAACACGTTCATGAGGGAGTGATCTGCATATCTGCCCTTCTTTCTCCAATCAGAAGAAGCAACCTTGGTTGCACTAGTTATCTGTGAGTCCAATTAACTATTAACAAACAGAGCATGAAGATCATTTTGAGAACTTACAGTACTCTGACCGAGAAATGCATTAACCCTCCTGTTGTTCTCACATTCTTTATACACCCCGTGTCCTCCTTGGTCAAAATGACCCGCCTTCACTAAACCCCTAAAA
This region includes:
- the LOC105907885 gene encoding GTPase IMAP family member 7-like, encoding MFKYVYTDSTLRIVLVGHTGAGKSASGNTILADKAFKVECSSNAVTKFGEKKQGKVENKDVLVIDTPGINDTEMTQEKLKSEIGRCIEMCAPGPHALLLVIRFNRFTMEQQAAVKWIQENFGEGALKYTIVLFTGKEELDGKSVEKFISENPCLQKLVKKCGDRYHAFNNNDISSLQVRELFSKIENMMKINHADCYTKEMYKSTHDLIARREKERKEKKNKRDRETEKEKEKAVLWKGVGAVAGALAGTATGAVIGSVAGPYFGGATVVVQVGAKAMTAATAATAGSATLGAGAGGLAGYGRGPKIRQLYNGLHNGVLNLVNDNSAEKEKTDYEM